The window ACTGCGAACTTTCAGGTTTGGCAACTTTCAACGAAAACAACGTTGAATACCGAAATTACATTAAAGCAGCCATTAAACAATGGCTAGATCGGGGCGTTGATGCGTTGCGGGTGGATACTGTAAAGCATATGCCAATTTGGTTTTGGCAAGAATTTAATGGGGAGATCCAAACCCATAAACCTGACGTCTTTATTTTTGGAGAGTGGATTTACAATAGTCCAAATGATGAGCGATCGGTTGAATTTGCAAATCGATCGGGCATGACTCTTTTAGATTTTGGGTTGTGCATGGCGATCCGGCAAGCTATGGCTGTCAATGCTGAACCGGGCTTTCAAATGGTTCAGGAAGTTTTCGATCTGGATTATCGCTATGATGGTGCAACGGAACTGATTACATTTATTGACAATCATGATATGGTTCGGTTCCAAAGCCTTAATCCTGATCCTGATGTGTTGCGCTTGGCAATGAATTTGGTGATGACTTGCCGGGGGATTCCTTGTATATATTACGGGACTGAACAGTTTCTTCACAATGATACGAATGCTGATGGCAATCCATACGGAAATAATGATCCGTATAACCGCCCGATGATGGAAAACTGGGATACCGATACAGCCATTTATCGGGATATTCGGTTGCTGTCAGGATTGCGCCGGCTCAACCCGGCGATTTGTTTAGGAAGTCAGTGGTTAAAATATATCACTGCTGATGTTTATTGTTACCTGCGACGTTATCGGGATTCCCGCTGTTTTGTGGCGATGAATAAAGGTGAGCCGGTGACGCTTGAGAAGGTGGATACTGATTTACCCGATAAAGAGCATACTTGTGTTTTAACGGGGCGTAAATTAGAAGTCAAAGATGGCTTTCTCTATAATTTAGAATTGGGAGCGAAAGAAGCCATTGTCATCAGTCATGTTGGGGAGCGAGTTAAAGGACAAACTGTGGTGCGGGTGCAAGTCAATGGCATCGCAACGAATCCGGGTGAAATTGTGGTAATTATCGGCGATTGTCCGGAATTAGGAAATTGGGATATTGCCAAAGCTTACCCGCTGGAATATATCAATGCAAATACTTGGTTTACCGAAATTCCATTTAATGAAAGTGCCGGCAAGGCAATTTCATATAAATATGCGATGTGGCGCGAAGGTCAAGCTCCAGTCCGGGAAAATTTAGTGTGCCGGCGGTGGCTTCTAGCAGACGAAGGTATTGTCAAGTGGCGCGATACTTGGAGTCATTAACTTAATCGGAAAAGCAACCCAGTTTCTTAAAAAAAATTGGGTTGCTGCGCCCAATCACTTTAATTGAATAATCGGATAAACAGATATCGTTATTAAATTCAAAAATTTTTTGAGTAATTGTTATTAGAAAAATATAATTTTTTTCAAAAATTAGCAAAATATTCAGAATTTAAACATAATTCGCCCTGCGTCTACCAAGATTTCTTTAGTAATCACCGGCAGAACCATAGATCCACGCATCAAGCCAACGATGATAATAATATTGTTGTGCCGGCGATAAAGTTTTAACAAACGGTTCCATAGCTTGTCCGAGGGGAAATAGCGCACTGTAAACACCCAAATTAATGTAATGACGCATCCAATCTAAGAGCGGAATCAGTCCAAGCTGTGGGGTGAGTTTGATAATTAATGCCGGATTATTTATAGCTGTTTTCAGGAGGGTTTGAGATAAAGCAGAAAACTGCACCACATCTTGTAGAAAAGGCTTTAAAACCGGCTCTCCCAATTGCTCCATGCCGGCAAACACTCCAGAGAGTAACTGATTAATTTGTTCCGGTTCAATTTTACGCTCAATCCCAACAGTCAT of the Microcoleus sp. FACHB-68 genome contains:
- a CDS encoding alpha-amylase family glycosyl hydrolase; this translates as MEPKSSSQAKTLSLSDSKSVVDAGTAAEITEAREDENPYEFLFTRAIEFRQETIYFIVVDRFHDGDSDNSEGPNPELYDPAGEDWGKYWGGDLQGIIDKLDYLKGMGVTALWLTPLFEQVEALFIEQAAIHGYWIKDFKRLNPRFIGKDDEPSLNKTQETRNTAFDRLIAELHKRDMKMILDIVCNHSNPDFSGKKGELYDDGVKIADFNNDKDNWYHHYGEVTNWEDEWQVQNCELSGLATFNENNVEYRNYIKAAIKQWLDRGVDALRVDTVKHMPIWFWQEFNGEIQTHKPDVFIFGEWIYNSPNDERSVEFANRSGMTLLDFGLCMAIRQAMAVNAEPGFQMVQEVFDLDYRYDGATELITFIDNHDMVRFQSLNPDPDVLRLAMNLVMTCRGIPCIYYGTEQFLHNDTNADGNPYGNNDPYNRPMMENWDTDTAIYRDIRLLSGLRRLNPAICLGSQWLKYITADVYCYLRRYRDSRCFVAMNKGEPVTLEKVDTDLPDKEHTCVLTGRKLEVKDGFLYNLELGAKEAIVISHVGERVKGQTVVRVQVNGIATNPGEIVVIIGDCPELGNWDIAKAYPLEYINANTWFTEIPFNESAGKAISYKYAMWREGQAPVRENLVCRRWLLADEGIVKWRDTWSH